From bacterium:
CTCGATCGCCACCGATTCGCTCGGACCGTGCGCGCGGCGCCGCGAGGGATCGCTGTCGGGATGGAGGGGGGCGAACCCGTACGCGGGCACGCCCAGTTCCCGCACGAACCGGGAATCCGTAAACCCCCCGCTGATCGTCGGGACCACTTCCGCGTTTCGTCCCAAGGCCTGGCTGAGTACGTCGGACAGGAGCCCCACCCACTCACCCTCCGCCGGGGAGGCGTTGGCGACGGCGGTACAGTCGATCCGGACGTCGGCGCCGGGCAGGAGACCGCGGACCGTCTCGGCGACATAGTCCGGCCCTTGGTGCGGAAGCGCTCGGACGTCGCAGACGAGGCGGACGGCGTCCGGCACGCTGTTCGACTTGACGCCCCCGGAGATCATCGTCGGGGTGACCAGCATCCGGGACACCTGCCGGCAGTGATCCGCGAGCCGCGGGTTGGAGGACGCGAGCTGCCCGACCACATCGTCCACCGTGGCCGGGGTGATCGGCCCGATGGCGCGGCGCAGGTAGGGGAAGATCGGCCCGCTGGTATCGCGCTCAGGATCATACGCCCGGAGTCGCTCCAGCGCCTGCACCGCGTGGAACAGCGCATTGTCGCCCTGCCACGGTTGGGCCGCGTGCGCTCCGCGCCCGCGGAACGTCGCCTGCACTTCGAATCGACCCTTTTCCCCCACCCCCAGGAGGCACCATGCGGCGTCCTTGACCTTGATAAACATCCCGCCGCCTTCGTTCACACAGTAGCGGGCCCGCAGGCGCTCCGGATGCGCCTTGGCCACCCACCCCATCCCGTACGCGCCGCCGGCTTCTTCGTCGGCGACGCAGACGAACCCGACGGGATGCGCAAGTGAGACCTTCATCCGCCGCAGCAGGATGAGGGCCATCACCTGGGCCGCCACGGTGCCCTTCATATCCGCGGCGCCCCTCCCATACACGTAGCCGTCTTCGACCGTCCCGGCGAACGGCGGATGCGTCCACTGGGCTTCGTCGCCGGCGGGCACGACGTCCGTATGCGACGCAAGGGTCAGGCACGGATGGCCGCTCGACCCCGGAAGGGCGGCGAACACATTGCCCCGCTCGGGGATTCTTCCCTGGATCTCCGCGGTGATCCCTTCGGCGGTGAGTCGCTGTTTGAGAAACTCAGCCGCGGGGGTCTCGTGACCGGTGGGCATCACCCCGGTGTTCGTCGTGTCGATCCGCACGAGGTCGCGCGTGAGCGCCACGATCTCGTCACGATGCGCTTCTGCGATCTTGCGGATGTCGGGGGCCGTCATAGTCTCCGCTACTTCTCCGGCGGCGCGATCCGACCCTCGCGTTCCCCCGCCGGCCCGCTACTTGTCGATGTGACCACAAAGAGGTGTGTGGCGGGCTGATCCTGAACCAGGCTCGGGCAGGGGCGATCTTATACGATCTTATAGAGGGGGAATGTCCGCATGGCGAAGGTTTTTGCACAGGTGGTCGGCATCGTCCTGCTCCTCATCGGCGTTATCGGCCTGTTCACCGGCACACTGCTCGGGGCGAGAACCACCGTGGTCCACAACCTGATTCACCTCGTCAGCGGCGCGATCGGGGCCTACACGGGCTTCACGGGCTCCGGCTATCGATCGTTCGCGCAGATCTTTGGCATTGTCTACACGCTCGTGGCAGTCATCGGCTTCGTCGCCCCGGGCACGCTCGGCAGCCTCGGCGTTCCGGTGAACACCGCGTACAACCTCGTCCATCTCATCATCGGTGTGTGGGGCATCTGGGCCGGATTCAGCAAAGAACTCGCCACGGCCTGACATCGGCGAGTCCGCATGTCCCGTGGGCCCCGGCTCTCGCCGGGGCCCACGTGCTGGTAGGGTCAGCGCTATGGGGTGAGCAGGACTTTGATCGACTCCTGAGCGGCAGTCTTCCGGAACCCCTCTTCCCAGGCCGTCATCGGCAGCACGTCTGAGATCATCGGGTCGGCCTGTACGAGCCCCTGGGCGAGGAGCGCCAGCGCCCTCGGCCACGACAGGAGCGAGGAGCCATACGTGCCGACTACGCGCAGTTCATGCATCGCCACCTGCTCGTAATCGCACTCAATCCGCCGTCCCATCAGCCCGACCTGCACGAGCGTCCCGATCCGGCGGAGAGCGCCGAGGCATGCGTCGAGCGAGCGCGGGGCGCCCGCGCACTCGAATGCGACGTCGACGCCAAGACCGCCGCTCCACTCGCGGGCGGCGGCGACCAGGTCCTGCGCGTCCACGTCCACCGTCGCCTCCGCGCCCAGCCGGCGGGCCAGATCCAATCGCCGCCCATCGCGCGCCGTTCCGCCGGCGAGGACCCGACCTCCCTGCGCGCGCACAACCTGGAGGACCAGCAGCCCAATCGGCCCCACGCCGTTGACCAGCACCGCGTCGCCCGCGGTCACGCGCGCCCGCTCGCACACCGCGTGGACCGCCACCGCCGTCGGCTCCGCGAGCGCGGCGTGTTGGAGGTCCAACGCGCGCGGCACGCGGTGGACCATCTCCGC
This genomic window contains:
- a CDS encoding M20/M25/M40 family metallo-hydrolase; the protein is MTAPDIRKIAEAHRDEIVALTRDLVRIDTTNTGVMPTGHETPAAEFLKQRLTAEGITAEIQGRIPERGNVFAALPGSSGHPCLTLASHTDVVPAGDEAQWTHPPFAGTVEDGYVYGRGAADMKGTVAAQVMALILLRRMKVSLAHPVGFVCVADEEAGGAYGMGWVAKAHPERLRARYCVNEGGGMFIKVKDAAWCLLGVGEKGRFEVQATFRGRGAHAAQPWQGDNALFHAVQALERLRAYDPERDTSGPIFPYLRRAIGPITPATVDDVVGQLASSNPRLADHCRQVSRMLVTPTMISGGVKSNSVPDAVRLVCDVRALPHQGPDYVAETVRGLLPGADVRIDCTAVANASPAEGEWVGLLSDVLSQALGRNAEVVPTISGGFTDSRFVRELGVPAYGFAPLHPDSDPSRRRAHGPSESVAIEDLVLETAVYFGLAYRLGTV
- a CDS encoding DUF4383 domain-containing protein, which encodes MAKVFAQVVGIVLLLIGVIGLFTGTLLGARTTVVHNLIHLVSGAIGAYTGFTGSGYRSFAQIFGIVYTLVAVIGFVAPGTLGSLGVPVNTAYNLVHLIIGVWGIWAGFSKELATA
- a CDS encoding alcohol dehydrogenase catalytic domain-containing protein, producing the protein MKAVVKVRSGPGNVELMEMPEPQPGAGQVRIAVAAAGICGTDIHILREEFPSRPPVILGHEFSGQIDRLGDGVEGFALGDPVVAMPAAIRCGRCRYCLTGDVLMCERRRSIGHGVHGAFTRYVVVPAEMVHRVPRALDLQHAALAEPTAVAVHAVCERARVTAGDAVLVNGVGPIGLLVLQVVRAQGGRVLAGGTARDGRRLDLARRLGAEATVDVDAQDLVAAAREWSGGLGVDVAFECAGAPRSLDACLGALRRIGTLVQVGLMGRRIECDYEQVAMHELRVVGTYGSSLLSWPRALALLAQGLVQADPMISDVLPMTAWEEGFRKTAAQESIKVLLTP